One window from the genome of Epinephelus moara isolate mb chromosome 5, YSFRI_EMoa_1.0, whole genome shotgun sequence encodes:
- the LOC126389782 gene encoding N-acetylmuramoyl-L-alanine amidase-like, with product MTLSGVSFFVLALSYVLTVYGRSTGLHLRNMDSFIQAVQQVEESNPGLSPLALVRALRRTAGHDDEMTIHFLGASYNLTDAEVLETAILNASSFSFFDKAIHHIVTDYGEERGVVLAPDGTTVALAPLLRGIEAGLKANMEGTPAVGLFPLTLGRTLGLSFLSLQDIPASKRMGPNGCWDSVDHPKLFKLSWPATLATDAVIHGGMDGVILGTDLSNLTASEQPQALSGVLKGYYSFTLQEGQGMDDITSHISPRRREISRSILEPLDLHSQVMETLTLVWKLEKTQWIALDTGLGKAVKDGLQAFVHKYWDCPQIIPRCQWGAKAYQSTPIPLSLPLKFLYVHHTYEPSSPCLSFSRCSRDMRAMQRFHQEVRNWSDIGYSFVVGSDGYVYEGRGWNYLGRHTRGHNAIGYGVSIIGNYTATLPSRHAIDLLRHRLVQCAVDGGRLAANFTFYGHRQVVNYTSCPGDAFFSEIRSWEHFMETDSPETEE from the exons ATGACTTTATCTGGAGTGTCGTTTTTTGTTCTGGCTTTATCCTACGTCTTAACTGTTTATGGCAGGTCGACAG GTCTCCATCTGCGCAACATGGACAGCTTCATCCAGGCTGTGCAGCAGGTGGAAGAGTCCAACCCTGGTCTGTCCCCCCTGGCTCTGGTTCGGGCCCTGCGGAGGACCGCCGGCCACGACGATGAGATGACCATTCATTTCTTGGGTGCCTCGTATAATCTCACTGATGCTGAGGTCCTAGAGACAGCCATTCTCAATGCCTCGTCCTTTAGCTTCTTTGACAAGGCCATCCACCACATTGTGACAGATTACGGAGAGGAAAGAGGGGTGGTTCTGGCTCCAGATGGCACCACGGTGGCTCTTGCACCCTTACTGCGAGGGATCGAAGCAGGACTGAAAGCCAACATGGAGGGGACACCAGCTGTTGGGCTCTTTCCTCTCACCTTAGGCAGGACGCTGGGCTTGTCCTTCCTCAGCCTACAGGACATCCCGGCATCTAAGCGCATGGGGCCTAACGGGTGCTGGGACAGCGTGGACCACCCAAAGTTGTTCAAGTTGTCTTGGCCTGCTACACTGGCCACTGATGCTGTCATTCATGGGGGCATGGATGGAGTTATACTGGGCACAGACCTCAGCAACCTAACTGCATCTGAACAGCCGCAGGCCCTCAGTGGAGTTTTGAAAGGATACTATAGTTTTACTCTTCAGGAGGGACAGGGTATGGATGATATAACCAGCCACATTAGCCCGAGGCGAAGGGAGATCTCTCGATCCATTCTGGAGCCACTCGATCTTCACAGCCAGGTGATGGAGACACTAACGCTAGTGTGGAAGTTGGAGAAGACACAATGGATAGCTCTGGACACTGGCTTGGGGAAGGCGGTGAAAGATGGATTACAGGCTTTTGTGCACAAGTACTGGG ACTGCCCTCAAATCATCCCTCGTTGTCAGTGGGGGGCAAAAGCCTACCAGAGTACACCTATCCCACTGTCTTTGCCTCTCAAGTTCCTCTATGTTCACCACACCTACGAGCCATCCTCGCCCTGTTTATCCTTCTCAAGGTGCTCTCGCGACATGAGAGCCATGCAGCGTTTCCATCAGGAAGTTCGTAACTGGAGCGACATAGGATACAG CTTTGTGGTTGGCTCTGATGGCTACGTCTATGAAGGCAGAGGCTGGAACTACCTCGGCAGACACACCAGGGGGCACAATGCCATTGGGTATGGCGTGTCAATCATTGGTAACTACACTGCCACCCTGCCATCCCGCCATGCCATCGACCTGCTGCGCCATCGTCTGGTCCAATGTGCAGTAGATGGAGGAAGACTGGCTGCTAACTTCACGTTTTACGGCCACAGACAGGTGGTGAACTACACTTCCTGCCCTGGGGACGCCTTCTTTTCAGAAATACGAAGCTGGGAACACTTCATG